One Streptomyces sp. NBC_01217 genomic region harbors:
- the kdpA gene encoding potassium-transporting ATPase subunit KdpA → MSPVLAGVLQLLALVVALGLAYRPLGDYMAAVYSSKKHLRVEKWIYKAIGADPNTEMRWPAYLRGVLAFSAVSVLFLYLLQRLQGGLPGSLGFASIDPDQAFNTAASFVANTNWQSYYGEQAMGHVVQTGGLAVQNFVSASVGIAVAVALVRGFARSRTGELGNFWSDLVRGTVRILLPVSVVAAVVLVACGAIQNFSGIHGVGQFLGGSQEWNGGAVASQEAIKELGTNGGGYFNANSAHPFENPGGLSNLLEIFLILVIPFALTRTFGRMVGSLKQGYAILAAMGVIWLGFTALMMWTEFAHHGPAFDIAGGAMEGKETRFGVGGSSIFAVATTLTSTGAVNSFHSSFTGLGGGITMLGMQLGEIAPGGVGSGLYGMLIMAVIAVFLAGLMVGRTPEYLGKKIGTREIKLAACYILVTPALVLCFTAAAMALPTPANSMTNSGAHGFSEILYAYTSGANNNGSAFAGLNADTQWFNTTIGLAMLLGRFLPIVFVLALAGSLAGQKPVPATAGTLGTHKPLFSGLLVGTILIITGLTYFPALALGPLAEGLAS, encoded by the coding sequence ATGAGCCCTGTCCTCGCTGGTGTGCTCCAGTTGCTCGCGCTCGTTGTGGCGTTGGGTCTGGCATACCGTCCGCTTGGTGACTACATGGCCGCCGTCTACTCCTCGAAGAAGCATCTGCGGGTCGAGAAGTGGATATACAAGGCCATCGGTGCCGATCCGAATACGGAGATGCGCTGGCCCGCGTATCTGCGTGGGGTGCTCGCGTTCTCCGCGGTGAGTGTCCTTTTCCTTTATCTGCTGCAGCGTCTGCAGGGCGGTCTGCCCGGGTCGCTGGGTTTTGCGTCGATCGATCCGGATCAGGCGTTCAACACGGCGGCGTCGTTCGTGGCCAACACGAACTGGCAGTCGTATTACGGCGAGCAGGCGATGGGCCATGTCGTGCAGACCGGTGGTCTGGCGGTGCAGAACTTCGTCTCGGCGTCGGTCGGTATCGCGGTCGCGGTGGCGCTGGTGCGTGGTTTCGCCCGTTCCCGTACGGGTGAGCTGGGCAATTTCTGGTCCGATCTGGTGCGTGGCACCGTGCGGATCCTGTTGCCGGTCTCGGTGGTCGCGGCGGTGGTCCTGGTCGCGTGCGGTGCGATCCAGAACTTCTCCGGTATTCATGGTGTCGGGCAGTTCTTGGGTGGTTCGCAGGAGTGGAACGGCGGGGCGGTCGCCTCGCAGGAGGCGATCAAGGAGCTGGGCACGAACGGTGGCGGTTACTTCAACGCCAACTCGGCTCATCCGTTCGAGAATCCCGGGGGGCTCTCCAATCTTCTGGAGATTTTCCTGATTCTGGTCATTCCGTTCGCGTTGACGCGGACTTTCGGCCGGATGGTCGGTTCGCTGAAGCAGGGTTACGCGATCCTGGCGGCGATGGGTGTCATCTGGCTGGGTTTCACGGCGTTGATGATGTGGACGGAGTTCGCGCATCACGGTCCGGCGTTCGATATCGCGGGCGGGGCGATGGAGGGGAAGGAGACGCGGTTCGGGGTCGGTGGTTCGTCGATCTTCGCGGTGGCGACGACGCTGACGTCGACCGGTGCGGTGAACTCGTTCCATTCCTCGTTCACGGGTCTTGGCGGCGGGATCACGATGCTGGGCATGCAGCTGGGCGAGATCGCGCCCGGTGGTGTCGGTTCGGGTCTGTACGGCATGCTGATCATGGCGGTGATCGCGGTGTTCCTGGCGGGTCTGATGGTCGGGCGTACGCCGGAGTATCTGGGGAAGAAGATCGGCACGCGGGAGATCAAGCTCGCGGCCTGTTACATCCTGGTCACCCCGGCGCTGGTGCTGTGCTTCACCGCTGCGGCGATGGCCCTGCCCACCCCGGCCAACTCGATGACCAACTCCGGTGCGCATGGTTTCTCCGAGATTCTGTATGCGTATACGTCGGGTGCGAACAACAACGGTTCGGCGTTCGCGGGGCTGAACGCGGACACGCAGTGGTTCAACACGACGATCGGTCTTGCGATGCTGCTGGGCCGGTTCCTGCCGATCGTGTTCGTCCTGGCGCTGGCCGGCTCGCTGGCCGGGCAGAAGCCCGTCCCGGCGACCGCGGGGACCCTGGGCACGCACAAGCCGCTGTTCAGCGGGCTGCTGGTCGGCACGATCCTGATCATCACCGGTCTGACCTACTTCCCGGCCCTGGCGCTGGGGCCGCTGGCCGAAGGGCTGGCGTCATGA
- a CDS encoding potassium-transporting ATPase subunit C, with product MNNSAGNTARLLWAGLRALLVLTVVCGVLYPLAVTGVAQGIFPDKANGSEITANGKVVGSTLIGQRYDLPLKKGEETAAPDLKWFQPRPSNGLGANSVNTQYKLILSGATNRSGDNKDLIDWVTAAKKAVIKDNSVNGYTVRPSDVPADAVTSSGSGLDPAISPEYADIQVHRIAEKNNLSVAQVQKLVDEHTDGRTLGFIGQPTVNVLELNIALKQLVSGS from the coding sequence ATGAACAACTCCGCAGGAAACACCGCCCGGCTGCTCTGGGCCGGTCTGCGCGCCCTGCTCGTCCTGACCGTGGTCTGCGGGGTGCTCTACCCGCTCGCCGTCACCGGCGTCGCCCAGGGCATCTTCCCCGACAAGGCCAACGGCTCCGAGATCACCGCGAACGGCAAGGTCGTCGGCTCCACCCTCATCGGCCAGCGCTACGACCTGCCGCTGAAGAAGGGCGAGGAGACCGCGGCCCCGGACCTCAAGTGGTTCCAGCCGCGCCCCTCCAACGGGCTCGGCGCCAACAGCGTCAACACCCAGTACAAGCTGATCCTGTCCGGCGCGACCAACCGCTCCGGCGACAACAAGGACCTGATCGACTGGGTGACCGCGGCGAAGAAGGCCGTCATCAAGGACAACTCGGTGAACGGCTACACGGTCAGGCCGTCCGACGTCCCCGCCGACGCGGTGACCTCCTCCGGCTCCGGCCTGGACCCGGCCATCTCTCCCGAGTACGCCGACATCCAGGTGCACCGCATCGCCGAGAAGAACAACCTGTCCGTCGCCCAGGTGCAGAAGCTGGTCGACGAGCACACCGACGGCCGCACCCTCGGCTTCATCGGCCAGCCGACGGTCAACGTCCTCGAACTCAACATCGCGCTCAAGCAGCTGGTGAGCGGGAGCTGA
- a CDS encoding ABC transporter ATP-binding protein — translation MTDSISRTSTGGQSGAAVAEDPARAPMVRVEDLHRSYGTGAAAVHALRGVSFEVPRGELVALKGRSGSGKTTLLNLVGGLDSPDGGRITVDGTDLAALGEDGLLELRRDRIGFIFQSFGLIPILTAAENVGVPMRLRKADPREREERVALLLSLVGLGDHAAQRPGELSGGQQQRVAIARALANRPALLIADEPTGQLDAETGLAVMELLRAVVRSERVTALVATHDAQLLGLADRVLELSDGHIVEHG, via the coding sequence ATGACCGACAGCATCAGCCGCACGAGCACCGGCGGGCAGAGCGGCGCTGCCGTCGCCGAGGACCCGGCCCGCGCGCCCATGGTCCGGGTCGAGGACCTGCACCGTTCGTACGGCACCGGCGCCGCGGCCGTGCACGCCCTGCGCGGGGTGTCCTTTGAGGTGCCGCGCGGCGAGCTCGTCGCGCTCAAGGGACGCTCGGGCTCCGGCAAGACGACGCTCCTCAACCTGGTCGGCGGCCTCGACAGCCCCGACGGCGGCCGGATCACCGTCGACGGCACGGACCTCGCCGCACTCGGCGAGGACGGGCTCCTGGAGCTGCGCAGGGACCGGATCGGCTTCATCTTCCAGTCGTTCGGCCTGATCCCGATCCTGACTGCCGCGGAGAACGTCGGCGTACCCATGCGGCTGCGCAAGGCGGACCCGCGCGAGCGCGAGGAGCGGGTGGCGCTGCTGCTCTCCCTGGTAGGCCTCGGCGACCATGCCGCGCAGCGGCCCGGGGAGCTCTCGGGCGGCCAGCAGCAGCGCGTGGCCATCGCCCGCGCGCTCGCCAACCGGCCCGCGCTGCTGATCGCGGACGAGCCGACGGGCCAGCTCGACGCGGAGACCGGGCTCGCGGTGATGGAGCTGCTGCGCGCGGTGGTACGGAGCGAACGGGTCACCGCGCTGGTGGCGACGCACGACGCGCAGCTGCTGGGGCTGGCGGACCGGGTGCTGGAGCTGAGCGACGGGCACATCGTCGAGCACGGGTAG
- the kdpB gene encoding potassium-transporting ATPase subunit KdpB, whose protein sequence is MTTRTKQEDSMSTVTPTRAPHQDAPTGHQSEGRVGGGLFDPKQLIKSFPDAVRKLDPRMMVKSPVMFVVLIGSVFTTVLACLNPGDWFGWAIALWLWLTTIFANLAEAVAEGRGKAQADTLRKAKTHTVARRLSKDGRTEEQVPGTELRIGDLVVCEAGDIIPGDGDVVEGVASVDESAITGESAPVIRESGGDRSAVTGGTKVLSDRVVIKITTKPGETFIDRMIALVEGAARQKTPNEIALNILLASLTIVFLLAVVTLQPFAIYAGQRQSMIVLTALLVCLIPTTIGALLSAIGIAGMDRLVQRNVLAMSGRAVEAAGDVSTLLLDKTGTITLGNRQASEFVPVTGTTEAEVADAAQLSSLADETPEGRSIVVLAKERYGLRERHQGELSGAEWISFTAQTRMSGVDVDGRKIRKGAAGSVIAWVQEQGGEVSEDADTLANRISEAGGTPLLVAVEDAKGARVLGVIHLKDVVKEGMRERFDELRRMGIKTVMITGDNPLTAKAIAQEAGVDDFLAEATPEDKMALIKREQAGGKLVAMTGDGTNDAPALAQADVGVAMNTGTSAAKEAGNMVDLDSNPTKLIEIVEIGKQLLITRGALTTFSIANDVAKYFAIIPAMFAVVYPGLDKLNIMQLSSPESAILSAVIFNALIIIALVPLALKGVRYRPSSADSMLRRNLGIYGLGGLIAPFIGIKIIDLIISLIPGIG, encoded by the coding sequence ATGACCACTCGTACGAAGCAAGAGGACTCGATGTCCACTGTCACCCCCACCCGGGCACCGCACCAGGACGCGCCCACGGGTCACCAGAGCGAAGGACGTGTCGGCGGGGGCCTGTTCGACCCCAAGCAGCTGATCAAGTCCTTCCCCGACGCAGTCCGCAAGCTCGATCCGCGGATGATGGTCAAGTCGCCCGTGATGTTCGTGGTGCTGATCGGTTCGGTCTTCACGACCGTACTGGCGTGTCTGAACCCGGGCGACTGGTTCGGCTGGGCGATCGCGCTCTGGCTGTGGCTGACCACGATCTTCGCGAACCTGGCGGAGGCGGTCGCCGAAGGCCGCGGCAAGGCGCAGGCCGACACACTGCGCAAGGCCAAGACCCACACGGTCGCGCGCCGGCTGTCCAAGGACGGCAGGACCGAGGAACAGGTGCCCGGCACCGAGCTGCGCATCGGTGACCTGGTCGTCTGTGAGGCGGGCGACATCATCCCCGGAGACGGTGACGTCGTCGAGGGTGTCGCCTCCGTCGACGAGTCGGCCATCACGGGTGAGTCGGCGCCGGTCATCCGGGAGTCGGGCGGTGACCGCAGTGCGGTCACCGGAGGTACGAAGGTGCTCTCCGACCGGGTCGTCATCAAGATCACGACGAAGCCGGGTGAGACCTTCATCGACCGGATGATCGCCCTGGTCGAGGGCGCGGCCCGGCAGAAGACGCCCAACGAGATCGCGCTGAACATCCTTCTCGCGTCCCTCACCATCGTCTTCCTCCTCGCCGTGGTCACTCTGCAGCCGTTCGCGATCTACGCGGGCCAGCGGCAGTCGATGATCGTGCTGACCGCACTGCTGGTCTGTCTGATTCCGACGACGATCGGTGCGCTGCTCTCCGCGATCGGCATCGCGGGCATGGACCGCCTCGTCCAGCGCAACGTCCTCGCCATGTCGGGGCGTGCCGTCGAGGCCGCAGGCGATGTGTCGACCCTGCTCCTCGACAAGACCGGAACCATCACCCTCGGCAACCGCCAGGCCTCCGAGTTCGTGCCGGTCACCGGCACCACCGAGGCCGAGGTGGCCGACGCCGCTCAACTGTCCTCGTTGGCCGACGAGACGCCCGAGGGCCGCTCCATCGTCGTGCTGGCCAAGGAGAGGTACGGGCTGCGCGAACGCCACCAGGGCGAGCTGTCCGGCGCAGAGTGGATCTCCTTCACCGCCCAGACCCGTATGTCCGGTGTGGACGTCGACGGGCGCAAGATCCGCAAGGGTGCTGCCGGTTCGGTCATCGCCTGGGTCCAGGAGCAGGGCGGAGAGGTGTCCGAGGACGCCGATACCCTTGCCAACCGGATCTCCGAAGCCGGGGGAACCCCGCTGCTCGTCGCCGTCGAGGACGCGAAGGGCGCCCGGGTCCTGGGTGTCATTCACCTCAAGGACGTCGTCAAGGAGGGCATGCGGGAGCGGTTCGACGAGCTGCGCCGCATGGGCATCAAGACCGTCATGATCACGGGTGACAACCCGTTGACGGCCAAGGCGATCGCGCAGGAGGCCGGGGTCGACGACTTCCTGGCCGAGGCGACGCCCGAGGACAAGATGGCCCTCATCAAGCGTGAGCAGGCGGGCGGCAAGCTCGTCGCGATGACCGGCGACGGCACCAACGACGCACCCGCGCTGGCGCAGGCGGATGTCGGTGTGGCGATGAACACCGGTACCTCGGCCGCCAAGGAGGCCGGGAACATGGTGGACCTGGACTCCAACCCGACCAAGCTGATCGAGATCGTCGAGATCGGCAAGCAGCTCCTGATCACGCGCGGTGCGTTGACGACGTTCTCGATCGCCAACGACGTCGCGAAGTACTTCGCGATCATCCCCGCGATGTTCGCGGTGGTCTACCCGGGCCTGGACAAGCTGAACATCATGCAGCTGTCCTCACCCGAGTCCGCGATCCTGTCCGCGGTCATCTTCAACGCGCTGATCATCATCGCGCTGGTCCCGCTCGCCCTGAAGGGCGTGCGCTACCGGCCCAGCAGCGCCGACTCGATGCTCCGGCGCAACCTCGGGATCTACGGTCTCGGCGGGCTGATCGCCCCGTTCATCGGCATCAAGATCATCGACCTGATCATCTCCCTCATCCCCGGAATCGGCTGA
- the kdpF gene encoding K(+)-transporting ATPase subunit F: MTAENVVGLIVAVALLGYLVLALLYPERF, from the coding sequence GTGACTGCCGAGAACGTTGTCGGTCTGATCGTGGCCGTTGCCCTGCTGGGCTATCTCGTCCTCGCCCTTCTGTATCCGGAGAGGTTCTGA